Proteins encoded by one window of Xyrauchen texanus isolate HMW12.3.18 chromosome 24, RBS_HiC_50CHRs, whole genome shotgun sequence:
- the LOC127618282 gene encoding fibulin-5-like, whose amino-acid sequence MLFELNGLSLSYNKRMLTVFVCVIYCIHSVKSQTCTDGFTYDRRTRQCIDIDECRTLPDPCRVAMLCINQNGGYLCIPRGLYSQSYARNGQRLYPETSYSEEPYPDRSLGYQEQVLPNPPPAGAGPSYPIVSRSTPCVLGYTLAADGTCVDVDECETESHQCNPTQVCINTAGGYTCSCTEGYWLVGGQCQDVDECRYGYCEQLCANIPGSYSCSCSPGFLQNTDGRTCQDVDECETNPCSHGCLNTYGSFMCTCDEGFELTSDGTTCNDLDECSFSDFLCQNTCVNTPGSFSCVCPPGYYVYEDRRSCEDLNECESGNNTCTTAQVCFNFQGGYTCLDPLTCEPPYIEVSDNQCMCSAEIPACRERPFTILYRHMDLSSGRSVPADVFQMQATTRYPGAFYIFQIKSGNEGQNFHMRQTSNVSATLVLARPIKGPKTVVLDLEMVTVNNVIHFRGSSIIRLTIFVSEHPF is encoded by the exons atgttatttgaacTAAATGGCTTGAGCTTGTCGTACAACAAAAG AATGTTGACAGTATTTGTATGTGTCATATACTGCATTCACTCCGTGAAGAGTCAG ACATGCACAGATGGATTTACTTATGACCGCCGCACCAGACAGTGTATTG ACATTGATGAGTGCCGGACGCTGCCAGACCCATGCCGGGTAGCTATGCTGTGCATAAATCAGAATGGTGGATATCTGTGCATCCCCCGCGGGCTCTACTCCCAGTCCTATGCCCGGAATGGTCAACGCTTGTACCCTGAAACGTCCTATTCTGAAGAGCCCTACCCTGACAGATCGCTGGGATATCAAGAACAGGTTCTTCCTAATCCTCCTCCTGCAGGAGCTGGCCCAAGCTATCCAATAGTTAGCCGGTCCACGCCCTGTGTCCTTGGATACACGCTTGCTGCTGATGGCACTTGTGTTG aTGTTGATGAATGTGAGACAGAGTCACACCAGTGTAACCCAACTCAGGTGTGTATAAACACAGCCGGTGGATATACCTGCTCGTGTACTGAGGGCTACTGGCTGGTGGGAGGACAATGCCAAG ACGTTGATGAGTGTCGCTATGGCTACTGCGAGCAGCTTTGTGCCAACATTCCTGGGTCGTACTCCTGTTCCTGTAGCCCTGGATTCCTTCAGAATACAGATGGCAGGACATGCCAAG ATGTGGATGAGTGTGAAACAAACCCCTGCTCTCATGGCTGTTTGAACACATACGGCTCTTTCATGTGTACCTGCGACGAGGGGTTCGAGCTCACCTCTGATGGGACCACCTGCAACG ATCTGGACGAGTGCAGTTTCTCGGACTTCCTTTGCCAGAATACATGTGTGAACACGCCAGGATCTTTCTCCTGTGTGTGTCCACCTGGATATTATGTGTATGAAGACAGAAGGAGCTGTGAAG ACCTCAATGAATGTGAGTCTGGTAACAACACCTGTACAACAGCACAAGTGTGTTTCAATTTCCAGGGAGGTTACACATGTCTGGACCCCCTTACATGTGAGCCACCTTACATTGAAGTCAGTGACAA tCAGTGCATGTGCTCTGCTGAGATCCCTGCCTGTCGGGAAAGACCCTTCACTATCCTGTACAGACATATGGATTTGTCTTCTGGCCGCAGTGTTCCTGCCGATGTATTTCAGATGCAGGCCACCACGCGTTATCCTGGagcattttacatttttcagaTCAAGTCTGGCAACGAGGGGCAAAATTTTCATATGCGG CAAACAAGTAATGTAAGTGCAACATTGGTTTTGGCCCGACCCATTAAAGGACCAAAAACGGTTGTTCTAGACCTAGAGATGGTTACAGTTAACAACGTCATCCACTTTCgaggcagttccatcatccgcctCACAATATTTGTCTCCGAACATCCATTCTGA